In a single window of the Trichoderma breve strain T069 chromosome 6, whole genome shotgun sequence genome:
- a CDS encoding enoyl-(Acyl carrier protein) reductase domain-containing protein, with translation MAVLKYVNKLQGHRVLVLGGSSGVGFCVAEAALEHGAQVIISSSNQSKLDNAVSRLKEHIKAANLGDADKLLSAKTCNLGNPDTIEEQVVQLLEFATKDGKLDHVIHTAGDALNTGGLSDVTVEKIHATSQVRNTGAIIIAKHLNKYINQGVKSSFTLTGGTNTWRPLPNWSIIAAAGGATEGLSRGLAVDLRPVRCNCVMLGGVETELLDMIPKEHREAVLDSFRKETLTGTVASPQEVAEAYVYLMKDSFATGAIIETTGGRLVGDTKTQLVL, from the coding sequence ATGGCCGTCCTCAAATACGTCAACAAGCTTCAAGGCCACCGggtccttgtcctcggcGGCTCTTCCGGCGTAGGCTTTTGTGTTGCCGAAGCAGCTCTCGAACACGGAGCCcaagtcatcatcagcagctcCAACCAATCCAAGTTGGACAACGCCGTCTCTCGTCTCAAGGAGCACATCAAGGCAGCCAACCTCGGAGACGCGGACAAGCTGCTATCTGCCAAGACATGCAATCTCGGAAATCCCGATACTATTGAAGAACAGGTTGTCCAGCTCTTGGAATTCGCGACCAAGGATGGGAAGCTCGACCATGTTATTCACACAGCTGGCGATGCTCTAAACACCGGCGGTCTTAGCGACGTAACTGTCGAGAAGATCCACGCCACTTCTCAAGTCCGTAACACGGGCGCAATTATTATTGCAAAGCACTTGAACAAGTATATCAACCAGGGAGTGAAAAGCTCATTCACCCTGACTGGCGGAACAAACACCTGGCGCCCGCTGCCCAACTGGTCCAtcattgctgccgctggaGGCGCCACTGAAGGTCTTTCTCGTGGTCTTGCGGTCGATCTGCGGCCTGTGAGATGCAACTGCGTGATGCTCGGTGGTGTTGAAACGGAACTGCTCGACATGATCCCAAAAGAGCACAGGGAAGCAGTGCTAGACAGCTTCAGGAAGGAGACCCTCACGGGCACGGTTGCTTCGCCGCAAGAAGTAGCGGAGGCTTACGTCTATTTGATGAAGGATTCTTTTGCCACGGGGGCGATTATTGAGACTACAGGAGGTCGTCTTGTTGGAGATACCAAGACTCAGCTCGTACTCTAG
- a CDS encoding ankyrin repeats (3 copies) domain-containing protein: MLDCKHGGSKSSQYTLGRIGDHNVVIACLPAGLTGTNAAATVAAKLILQFTSIRFGLLVGIGGGVPSRESDIRLGDVVYDFGKTRPGEFETTGFLNTPPIVLLDALSKIQADHLSGNSKFSQYLQRITHQLGIMPDDPKTDTLFESSYEHVEGPTCENCDDKQLVHRKPRNQDIVIHYGTVASGNQVIRDGITRDKLSSKLGGILCFEMEAAGLMNSFPCLVIRGICDYADSHKNKAWQPYAASAAASYAREVLAAVNSDQPSIARIVDDTTKTEMLRAEIDSNIDTVDLSWFLSILPTIDQGECDFDHPSPDWEKPEYYWIFRNADFKKWDTGDSSRILWLTGPPECNIRKATSFILHREMEKSSKTNRLVLHFFCSAASVKGSSIAMLIRALAHQIISTSSQTRQMSIMRKFLRTILSNTFKRMSPNLMQRFSLRDSNSNIKNLLESPDDGLWAALWAIMPTEQSPELSIVIDGIEHIRDRRGKFVRRIREFVEDLQRTSKAKILLTSGLESDTAQIFNGLPHIEYDKERKECLSSLCFVNTRFSKIVKASEGTFEWLWEHAQYDAWSKPSVSRVLLIQGKPGSGKSTLTRYFNEHILEREHAADSAVIARFFYSYREDILQRSHYNMLRSIIHDILYQDEAFFYHIQPEYRLQPRSDTSVEWEYESLKRILISLRDYSLQRPLYLIIDAVDESEYEDRRNILKLLFQLCAEMKHGVVKVFITSRPVEQLDIRQKNINNIIQLHEETVSDISRFARSMLDDLHISRLLAKATDFIIKNAHGVFLWVKLVGDRLKASIEVGDSEDVIFQCLEHLPTELDDFYKLMFKSLSENKPYIPESRTMFQIVLWAVRPLTVNELLHALAMSRVADVESDLSDDVFDGRIPTKTRITHCGGNFLEVKQPYGASLANARPSTSYRRTNKSMGNEVVQAMHQTVRDFFLSSGGCVANSELRMSNDDEAHIFMSKICIRYLMLCVACTTLAKTLPTPESPFAKYALSFLKHHMSHCHQDARVSYLAIQLANSLTGSPSSYLLDSWVLSNMGTRVQGSHDNEHEGKAMEFRAQALHAAVWNDFPVAVEILLTAGTNINSRCEKERTFLSLAAERGHEAIAELLLAHHGIEADTKDIDGRTPLSWVAEKGHSMIAEMLLARNDVAPDSKDMDERTPLSWAAEQGHGSVVQMLLACNDVDADSVDKSQQTPLSRAAKNGHKIIADMLIQHNVVATSRDGHGRTPLWLAAEQGHEEIVELLLALNNGEADESDRYGRTPLSRAAGQGRDAIVKLLLNRNIAKADSKDQYNRTPLSWAARHGHGSIVELLLERHDVEPDSKDFDGRTPLSWAAWHGQHNVVRLLLDHKNGVQVTSEKKSKRKLLLSKFARYYKGAKKRFVGRKGVEADSRDDYGQTPLSRAAEQGHEAVVKLLLDRIDVEINSRDTKGWTPLSWAADQGHHDVTNTFVSSS, encoded by the exons ATGCTAGACTGCAAACATGGAGGTTCAAAGAGCAGCCAGTACACGCTCGGCCGTATCGGTGACCATAACGTCGTTATTGCTTGTCTACCAGCGGGTTTGACAGGGACAAATGCTGCCGCCACCGTCGCAGCCAAGTTGATATTGCAGTTTACGTCTATTCGATTTGGTCTTTTGGTGGGCATTGGAGGAGGAGTTCCGAGCAGAGAATCCGACATACGGCTTGGAGATGTAGTC TACGATTTTGGTAAAACTCGTCCTGGAGAGTTCGAGACCACTGGCTTTCTCAATACACCTCCGATTGTGCTGTTGGATGCACTCTCAAAGATACAAGCGGATCATCTGTCTGGAAATAGCAAGTTCTCGCAATACTTGCAAAGGATTACTCACCAGCTTGGGATCATGCCCGATGACCCCAAGACCGACACGTTGTTTGAGTCGAGCTATGAGCACGTGGAAGGGCCAACATGCGAGAATTGCGACGACAAGCAACTGGTACACAGAAAACCTCGGAACCAAGACATTGTGATTCATTACGGCACAGTAGCCTCTGGAAACCAGGTGATAAGAGACGGCATTACCAGAGATAAACTAAGCTCGAAGCTCGGAGGGATCCTTTGTTTCGAGATGGAAGCAGCGGGACTTATGAACAGTTTCCCTTGTCTGGTCATACGAGGCATTTGCGACTATGCAGATTCACATAAGAACAAGGCCTGGCAACCTTACGCTGCGTCAGCCGCAGCTTCTTATGCTAGAGAAGTGCTGGCGGCTGTTAATTCAGATCAACCATCAATAGCTCGCATAGTTGATGATACTACAAAGACT GAAATGCTTCGAGCTGAGATTGATTCCAATATTGATACCGTGGATTTGAGTTGGTTTCTCTCCATTTTGCCAACAATAGATCAAGGAGAATGTGATTTCgatcatccatcaccagaTTGGGAGAAGCCAGAATATTACTGGATTTTCAGAAATGCGGATTTTAAAAAATGGGACACCGGCGACTCTTCCCGAATCCTGTGGCTTACTGGACCGCCCGAGTGTAACATACGCAAAGCAACGTCCTTTATCCTACATCGAGAAATGGAAAAGTCTTCAAAGACAAATCGGCTCGTATTGCACTTCTTCTGCTCAGCGGCGTCAGTAAAAGGATCATCTATCGCAATGTTGATCAGAGCTCTTGCCCATCAAATTATCTCGACTTCATCACAGACTCGGCAGATGTCAATCATGCGCAAATTCCTGAGGACCATTTTGAGTAATACTTTCAAAAGGATGTCTCCGAATCTAATGCAACGGTTCTCATTAAGAGACTCAAATTCCAATATTAAGAATTTACTCGAGTCTCCAGATGACGGCTTATGGGCAGCTCTATGGGCCATCATGCCGACAGAACAAAGTCCGGAATTATCGATTGTCATTGATGGGATTGAACATATTCGCGACCGTAGAGGGAAATTCGTTCGGAGAATCCGCGAATTTGTCGAGGATCTACAACGAAcgtccaaggccaagattctACTCACTAGTGGGCTAGAATCTGATACTGCGCAAATATTCAATGGTTTGCCTCACATCGAATATGataaggaaagaaaag AATGTCTTTCCAGCCTTTGTTTCGTCAACACACGCTTTAGCAAAATCGTAAAGGCATCTGAGGGTACCTTTGAGTGGCTCTGGGAACACGCACAATATGATGCATGGTCAAAACCAAGCGTTTCCCGTGTGTTGCTGATCCAAGGAAAACCTGGGAGTGGGAAGAGCACTCTTACACGATATTTCAACGAACACATACTTGAACGAGAACACGCCGCAGATTCAGCCGTCATAGCCAGATTCTTTTACAGCTATAGGGAGGATATTCTTCAAAGAAGCCATTACAACATGCTACGGTCCATCATCCATGATATCTTATATCAGGATGAAGCCTTCTTTTATCATATTCAACCAGAGTATCGTCTCCAGCCTCGTAGTGACACTAGTGTCGAGTGGGAATATGAGTCGCTAAAACGTATTCTCATATCCCTACGCGACTACTCCTTGCAGCGGCCACTCTATCTAATTATCGATGCAGTAGACGAATCTGAATACGAGGATAGACGCAATATTCTCAAACTTTTGTTTCAGCTTTGTGCGGAGATGAAACATGGTGTCGTGAAAGTATTCATAACCAGCCGGCCAGTGGAACAGCTCGACATCCGCCAGAAGAATATAAATAACATAATACAGCTACACGAAGAGACCGTGTCTGACATTTCCCGTTTCGCGCGCTCTATGCTAGACGACCTGCATATCTCGCGTCTCCTCGCTAAAGCTACGGATTTCATTATCAAGAACGCACACGGGGTGTTCCTATGGGTGAAGCTTGTTGGAGATCGACTGAAAGCTTCTATAGAGGTCGGTGATTCTGAAGACGTCATTTTTCAATGTCTCGAACATCTTCCAACAGAGTTGGACGATTTCTACAAACTCATGTTTAAGAGCTTGAGCGAGAACAAACCATATATTCCAGAATCAAGAACGATGTTCCAAATTGTTCTCTGGGCAGTGAGACCTCTGACGGTAAATGAGTTACTGCACGCCTTGGCAATGTCGCGTGTTGCCGATGTCGAATCTGACCTTTCCGATGATGTCTTTGACGGAAGAATCCCAACTAAGACACGCATCACTCACTGCGGAGGAAACTTTTTGGAAGTCAAGCAGCCTTATGGTGCCTCCTTGGCAAATGCCCGTCCCAGCACTTCGTACCGTCGAACTAATAAGTCTATGGGGAATGAGGTTGTTCAGGCCATGCATCAAACTGTGCGCGACTTCTTTCTCAGCTCCGGCGGATGCGTAGCAAACTCAGAGTTGAGAATGAGCAATGACGACGAAGCTCATATCTTCATGTCTAAAATCTGTATTCGCTACCTCATGCTCTGCGTTGCCTGCACTACTTTGGCAAAGACACTACCTACTCCCGAATC ACCGTTTGCAAAATATGCCTTGTCTTTTCTTAAGCATCATATGAGTCACTGTCATCAAGACGCAAGGGTTTCGTACCTTGCCATTCAGCTAGCAAACAGCCTGACCGGTAGCCCATCGTCCTACTTGTTGGACAGCTGGGTCCTATCGAATATGGGGACAAGGGTCCAAGGTTCACATGACAATGAGCACGAAGGAAAAGCAATGGAATTCAGGGCTCAAGCCTTACACGCCGCAGTTTGGAATGACTTTCCTGTGGCCGTCGAGATCTTGTTGACAGCTGGGACCAACATCAACTCGAGGTGCGAGAAAGAGCGCACATTTCTGTCATTGGCAGCCGAAAGAGGGCATGAAGCCATTGCAGAGTTGCTACTCGCACATCATGGCATTGAGGCTGATACAAAAGATATAGATGGGCGGACACCGCTCTCGTGGGTTGCAGAAAAGGGCCACAGTATGATTgctgagatgctgctggcccGCAATGATGTTGCGCCTGACTCAAAGGATATGGATGAGCGGACACCGCTATCTTGGGCTGCCGAACAAGGACATGGATCTGTGGTACAAATGTTGCTTGCCTGCAATGACGTTGACGCTGATTCTGTAGATAAATCTCAACAGACACCGCTCTCAAGGGCGGCGAAAAACGGACATAAGATCATTGCCGACATGTTGATCCAGCATAATGTTGTTGCTACTTCGAGAGATGGACACGGACGGACACCGTTATGGCTGGCTGCAGAACAAGGGCATGAAGAAATAGTAGAGTTGTTGCTTGCCTTGAACAATGGCGAAGCCGATGAAAGCGATAGATATGGGCGAACACCACTGTCGCGAGCAGCTGGGCAAGGGCGCGATGCCATTGTGAAACTTTTGCTCAACCGCAACATTGCCAAAGCAGACTCGAAAGATCAATACAACCGGACACCTTTATCATGGGCAGCTCGGCACGGGCATGGTAGCATAGTGGAATTGCTACTTGAACGCCACGATGTCGAGCCAGACTCAAAGGACTTTGACGGCAGGACGCCGTTGTCATGGGCAGCGTGGCATGGGCAACACAACGTAGTCAGGCTACTTCTTGACCACAAAAATGGCGTTCAAGTAAcgtcagaaaagaaaagtaaacGAAAGCTGTTGCTATCGAAGTTTGCACGGTATTACAAAGGCGCCAAGAAGCGTTTTGTTGGCCGCAAGGGCGTCGAAGCCGATTCAAGAGATGATTATGGCCAAACGCCACTATCCCGAGCCGCTGAGCAAGGACATGAAGCCGTGGtaaagctgctgcttgatcGCATAGACGTCGAAATCAATTCAAGAGACACGAAAGGGTGGACACCTTTATCCTGGGCGGCTGATCAAGGGCACCATGATGTA ACGAACACCTTTGTCTCGAGCAGCTGA
- a CDS encoding fungal specific transcription factor domain-containing protein, with amino-acid sequence MQIKKEALRWQPTVLLILFHESNSGLPTWNSWPMDEIDALLGLETNEVAPPLEDSFEWMLSNNEPLGIDMNTSGPERQNHIVAQVTELPTPPALDPKLPELPELPDILQLVELFFEKFYRYFPILHKETIQSALKSHGAEGIPPVLLYAIIAVSAGAHPNQRFRKLQQIWYEEAKCRVSREIREPDHVLQTMQAAVLVVYLGLAYVDYSTSIVMLGEAWRKTVAIGFGDSLRNMIVKTLGTQEKAKWIEREEIIRISWILFIMDRGMCFPIGLMHAIDDRRMKIELPMPERDFQSEQVPAPRCPNRFTYNMDNLIAAMRDRSSRGSATQLQYLILGYAMLGRISEALDPAADDDEDGRKERIDTLCTQLAKIRLMLPRSATELSMANYDEFIEVIWLNVILNACTILLHHRPLQEGESLDDAGTELAKNWPLCVAAARNTISVLRDASRVSVDFVSNAHFPCLLFTSARILMTEYFCPSRYGEKVKPTDGVGSAPARDPKLREDLEVVTMTFFRMKEVWQGLGQKFSKGMHFYLHQGEDFARKTKAGGARSLLGVCDSWTVIPDDYELTIPT; translated from the exons ATGCAGATCAAGAAAGAAGCGTTGCGAT GGCAGCCGACCGTCTTGCTCATCTTGTTCCACGAGAG TAACTCCGGCCTTCCAACTTGGAATTCCTGGCCGATGGACGAGATCGACGCGTTGCTAGGACTTGAGACCAATGAGGTTGCGCCGCCACTAGAAGATTCGTTTGAGTGGATGTTGTCAAACAATGAGCCTCTAGGAATTGACATGAATACTTCTGGCCCGGAAAGACAAAATCATATTGTAGCTCAAGTTACTGAACTGCCAACACCGCCAGCATTGGACCCGAAGTTACCGGAGTTACCAGAGCTGCCAGACATATTGCAGTTAGTCGAGCTGTTCTTTGAAAAGTTCTACCGTTACTTCCCTATACTTCACAAGGAGACCATACAATCCGCCCTCAAATCACACGGAGCCGAGGGCATTCCACCAGTCTTGCTCTATGCAATCATTGCTGTTTCAGCAGGTGCCCATCCCAACCAACGGTTTCGGAAATTACAACAGATTTGGTATGAGGAAGCAAAGTGTCGAGTCTCAAGAGAGATACGAGAGCCGGACCACGTACTTCAAACTATGCAAGCTGCCGTTCTAGTCGTCTATCTTGGGCTGGCATACGTCGATTATTCAACCTCGATAGTGATGCTCGGCGAAGCTTGGAGGAAGACTGTTGCCATTGGCTTTGGTGACAGCCTGCGAAACATGATTGTGAAGACCCTAGGCACtcaagaaaaggcaaagtggatagagagagaggagattATAAGGATCTCATGgattctcttcatcatggatCGCGGAATGTGCTTTCCGATTGGATTGATgcatgccattgatgatcGGCGGATGAAGATTGAGTTACCAATGCCAGAACGCGACTTTCAGTCGGAACAAGTGCCCGCGCCTCGATGCCCGAATCGGTTTACCTATAACATGGACAACTTGATCGCAGCAATGAGAGACAGAAGCTCACGAGGCTCGGCAACCCAGCTGCAGTATCTTATTCTGGGATACGCAATGCTAGGGCGCATTAGCGAAGCGCTCGATCCTGCtgctgacgacgacgaggatgggCGCAAAGAGCGAATAGATACCCTTTGCACGCAACTCGCCAAGATTCGACTGATGCTTCCTCGTTCTGCCACAGAGCTCTCCATGGCCAATTACGACGAGTTCATAGAAGTGATTTGGCTCAACGTCATCTTGAATGCTTGCACAATTCTTTTGCATCACCGCCCTCTTCAGGAAGGAGAATCTCTCGACGATGCGGGAACAGAGTTGGCTAAGAATTGGCCACTTTGTGTCGCTGCTGCACGGAACACGATATCCGTTCTTCGAGATGCCTCTCGCGTATCCGTCGACTTTGTGAGCAACGCGCATTTTCCGTGTCTGCTGTTCACTAGCGCTAGGATACTCATGACAGAATATTTCTGCCCTTCGAGGTATGGCGAAAAAGTCAAACCGACGGATGGTGTTGGTTCAGCCCCAGCTCGTGATCCGAAGCTACGTGAGGACCTGGAGGTTGTTACCATGACGTTTTTCAGGATGAAAGAAGTGTGGCAAGGTCTAGGCCAGAAGTTTAGCAAAGGGATGCACTTTTACCTGCATCAAGGGGAAGATTTCGCGCGCAAGACAAAGGCCGGCGGTGCGCGGAGTCTGCTCGGGGTATGCGACAGCTGGACCGTAATTCCAGACGACTATGAGCTTACTATTCcaacttga